In Saccharomycodes ludwigii strain NBRC 1722 chromosome III, whole genome shotgun sequence, one DNA window encodes the following:
- a CDS encoding short-chain dehydrogenase/reductase (similar to Saccharomyces cerevisiae YDL114W | putative short-chain dehydrogenase/reductase) produces the protein MGLSSLLYNTIATQIIECGSFLVGLPLTPREDLVLITGGSNGLGLELAKLFKKKGYNIIIADIAPPPQDIYSTSSNSRMNNRVLYFRCNVSKWENIIELYNYIQEQQIGIVTILINNAAIVTGTKLENTSDDKIENTIGTNYESCFYTIHKFLPDMLLHKKGVIVNISSVLGLVSPAKLTAYGSSKGALICLHECLQSELIEMRKSSSRVNSTSKALISDSGFIRTLLVCPGQIKTQMFEGVVTPCSLIAPVLEPDRLSKDIYNAIAHNKGILMLPLYTNLTPLFKGLAWPYMSISRFIMGMDKSMDTYKSKI, from the coding sequence atgggCTTATCGAGTTTGTTATATAACACTATTGCAACCCAAATAATTGAGTGCGGATCGTTTTTAGTTGGTTTACCTCTAACTCCTAGAGAAGATTTGGTATTAATAACAGGGGGATCTAACGGTTTGGGATTAGAATTAGctaaactttttaaaaagaagggttacaatataataattgcTGACATCGCTCCTCCTCCCCAAGATATTTACAGTACGTCTAGTAATTCACGTATGAACAATAGAGTCCTATATTTCAGATGTAATGTCAGTAAATGGGAAAATATCATTGAATTATACAATTATATCCAGGAACAGCAAATAGGAATTGTAACGATATTAATTAACAATGCAGCTATTGTTACAGGGACTAAACTTGAAAATACTAGTGATGATAAGATTGAAAATACAATAGGAACAAATTATGAAAGTTGCTTTTATACAATACATAAATTTTTACCAGATATGTTACTCCATAAAAAGGGCGTCATTGTTAATATATCATCTGTTTTAGGCTTAGTATCGCCAGCTAAATTAACCGCCTATGGAAGTTCAAAAGGTGCATTAATCTGTTTACATGAATGTTTACAAAGTGAATTAATCGAAATGAGGAAAAGTAGTTCTAGAGTAAATTCCACCTCTAAGGCTCTAATAAGTGATTCAGGCTTTATCAGAACTTTATTGGTGTGTCCCGGCCAAATTAAGACACAAATGTTTGAAGGAGTTGTGACACCATGCTCATTAATTGCTCCTGTTTTAGAACCTGACCGTTTATCCAAAGACATCTACAACGCGATAGCACATAATAAAGGCATTTTAATGCTGCCATTATATACCAATTTAACTCCATTATTTAAGGGTTTAGCTTGGCCATACATGTCAATATCCAGATTCATTATGGGTATGGATAAAAGTATGGATActtataaatcaaaaatctAA
- the CYK3 gene encoding Cyk3p (similar to Saccharomyces cerevisiae YDL117W | CYK3 | CYtoKinesis), with protein MERPPLPFKVKAIYSWSGEQRNDLGFLEGDIIEVTKAKGHWYYGKLLRNKKTGSFPANYVTVIQEKINEHLKSSSKNKLTTSKMKCSSSLNNLAKLKATGSTSSSLISSSSSSPAFIDNINNKPLPRISPTNSGGRQQKINNNISCGSNSRVNGFPISRSSPNVNRYTYENDVSSSSSSPRKSPNKSTSSPMFPQQVHHQQRTMLYSNSSSSSIDNNSILDIRSKHLPSLPLSKSHNDMMHNSDTTANHINSNSNGGKRADDYDHSYSLEDDYYADKLSFTRTKYWQNSGNGSKYNSNLGSKGKNSYYYDDYEDEYDGSLCTMSNFSATSAGSFARHKFAKSFTDSKTKQDLPHIITNFNSSIGSTGSINNVSASNNLGNASPGSGSGKFSGLFRKKRSNNKGITSNGSYSLPNTPLGKYPDLPDISQLNLSSYGEEVNDWAQVNHQLNRSNTLGGKEKYERKKRFLEEAEEDTDIILEPQQVFVQGLYTNEVAYRKGRQTTKPGLVDLDLQNIDLDYIDKKTKKKCVKDGMQSLESFVSSTFGSSAFKNNLERLRAIFVFCTETFQLVDDNGNTDFRKPPTNFNLIIHRQYCTPYELTWLFKKLANAVAVYCEIVIGFLKTPNCNTLDFQLNHCWLTVLVNDEWRFVDVILGNVSNPLHEYINNKEAAKCEDFYFLTEPLKLIHTHIPYRSKDQHVVPELDNIVPLSLPTVFPSFFTNDLKIYKYDNSLSLLRDSEVYELSLFLPVDIEIFASVVVEDEQADATRMTTGTSVSDLCLVQVKWNKNRRIAIIKAVLPPAVVMGNLHIHSGPKGLQTTLANIHPLSMIIPLKHSGEYCKHYEFVRLLPSITACSVDLYVKKPQNKFLFQDYEYNLQTIVQPSDGLVYESSCAHEKNKKKTEIAIQSPSGKIYKYKKNDPNFEFGTWELDLKMHEYGIWTGLVSNDSGVGWCAYAEWTCS; from the coding sequence ATGGAAAGACCACCATTACCCTTCAAAGTAAAAGCCATATATTCTTGGTCAGGGGAACAAAGAAATGATCTAGGTTTTTTAGAAGGTGATATTATCGAAGTTACCAAGGCAAAAGGTCATTGGTATTATGGCAAATTattaagaaataaaaaaacaggTTCATTTCCGGCAAATTATGTAACGGTTATTCAGGAGAAAATCAATGAACATTTAAAGTCATCTTCTAAGAATAAGCTTACTACttcaaaaatgaaatgTAGTTCCTCATTAAATAACTTGGCCAAACTAAAAGCCACTGGATCTacttcttcatcattaaTTTCTTCGTCTTCCTCATCCCCCGCATTCATagataatatcaataataaaccaTTACCAAGAATTAGCCCGACAAATTCAGGTGGTagacaacaaaaaattaataataatattagttGTGGTAGTAATAGTAGAGTGAATGGTTTCCCTATTTCCAGATCTTCACCCAATGTCAACAGATACACATATGAAAATGATGTTTCTTCATCGTCTTCATCTCCAAGGAAAAGCCCAAACAAATCAACCTCTTCACCAATGTTCCCTCAACAGGTTCATCATCAACAAAGGACAATGCTTTACAGCAATAGTAGTTCGTCAAGCATTGATAACAACAGCATTTTAGATATTAGAAGTAAACACTTACCCTCACTGCCTTTATCTAAATCCCACAATGATATGATGCACAATAGTGACACCACTGCTAATCATATTAATAGCAACAGCAATGGCGGCAAGCGTGCAGACGATTACGACCATTCTTACTCCCTGGAGGATGACTACTATGCTGACAAATTGTCATTCACCAGAACAAAATACTGGCAAAATAGTGGGAATGGGAGTAAATACAATAGTAATCTGGGCAGCAAGGGCAAGaatagttattattacGATGATTATGAGGATGAGTACGATGGCAGTTTGTGTACAATGAGCAATTTTAGTGCTACAAGTGCCGGCAGTTTTGCAAGACATAAGTTTGCCAAATCATTTACCGAttctaaaacaaaacaagaCCTGCCCCATATCATAACCAATTTCAATAGTAGTATAGGAAGTACCGGCAGCATTAATAATGTCTCTGCAAGCAATAATCTGGGAAATGCCTCACCTGGTAGTGGCAGTGGGAAATTTAGCGGCTTGTTCAGAAAGAAAAGGTCGAATAACAAAGGTATCACGAGTAATGGTAGCTATAGTTTGCCTAATACTCCCTTAGGAAAATACCCGGACTTGCCAGATATCTCACAACTTAATTTATCATCCTATGGGGAAGAAGTAAATGATTGGGCCCAAGTAAATCACCAGCTAAACAGATCCAACACCTTGGGTggtaaagaaaaatatgaaagaaaaaaaagatttttggAAGAAGCAGAAGAAGATACTGATATAATTCTGGAGCCACAGCAAGTTTTTGTGCAAGGCTTATATACGAATGAGGTGGCTTATAGAAAGGGCAGACAAACTACCAAACCTGGCTTGGTTGATTTAGATTTACAAAACATAGATTTAGATTATAtcgataaaaaaacaaaaaaaaaatgtgttAAAGATGGTATGCAATCATTAGAGTCCTTTGTCTCTTCCACTTTTGGATCTTCTgctttcaaaaataacttgGAAAGGTTACGGGCCATTTTCGTATTTTGTACAGAAACTTTTCAATTGGTTGATGATAATGGGAACACAGATTTTAGGAAACCACCCACTAATTTCAATTTGATAATACATAGACAGTACTGCACACCATACGAGCTAACTTggcttttcaaaaaattagcCAATGCTGTTGCTGTGTATTGTGAAATTGTTATTGGCTTTTTGAAAACCCCTAATTGTAATACTTTGGACTTTCAACTGAATCATTGTTGGTTAACCGTTTTGGTAAATGATGAATGGAGATTTGTTGACGTAATATTAGGCAATGTTTCAAACCCGTTACAcgaatatattaataataaggaGGCTGCCAAGTGCgaagatttttattttttaactgaACCATTAAAATTGATTCATACCCATATACCATATAGATCAAAGGATCAGCATGTTGTGCCAGAATTGGATAATATTGTTCCGCTATCTTTACCTACAGTATTTCCATCATTTTTCAcaaatgatttaaaaatatataaatacgATAATAGTTTGTCGTTATTGAGAGATTCAGAAGTTTATGAACTCTCTCTTTTCCTTCCAGTTGATATAGAAATATTTGCTAGTGTTGTGGTAGAAGACGAACAAGCTGATGCTACTAGAATGACAACTGGTACAAGTGTTAGCGATTTGTGTCTGGTGCAAGTTAAGTGGAATAAGAACAGAAGGATAGCCATAATAAAGGCTGTTCTACCGCCAGCAGTCGTCATGGGCAATTTACACATACATTCCGGTCCTAAAGGTTTACAAACCACTTTAGCAAATATACATCCACTGTCTATGATAATTCCCTTGAAGCATTCCGGCGAATATTGCAAACACTATGAATTTGTAAGACTATTGCCTTCCATCACTGCGTGCAGCGTTGATTTATACGTTAAGAAAcctcaaaataaatttttgtttcagGATTACGAATACAATTTACAAACTATTGTACAACCTTCAGATGGCCTTGTTTATGAGTCAAGCTGTGCACATGAaaagaataagaaaaaaactgaaATTGCCATACAATCGCCTTCAGGGAAAatctataaatataaaaaaaatgatcctaattttgaatttggAACTTGGGAattagatttaaaaatgcaTGAATATGGTATTTGGACCGGTTTGGTATCTAATGATAGTGGTGTTGGTTGGTGTGCATATGCGGAATGGACATGTTCTTGA
- the RPL9A gene encoding 60S ribosomal protein uL6 (similar to Saccharomyces cerevisiae YNL067W | RPL9B | Ribosomal Protein of the Large subunit) yields MKYIQTDQVLDIPEGVVVNIKSRNIKVTGPRGTLTKNLKHVDVTFTKISNQQIRITVHNGDRKHVAALRTVKSLISNMITGVTKGYKYKMRYVYAHFPINVNVIEKDGAKFVEIRNYLGDKKVRLVPVREGVTIEFSTVQKDEMILTGNSVENVSQNAADIQQVCRARNKDIRKFLDGIYVSEKGVVVEEE; encoded by the coding sequence ATGAAGTACATTCAAACTGATCAAGTCTTAGATATTCCAGAAGGTGTCGTCGTCAACATCAAATCCAGAAACATTAAAGTTACTGGTCCAAGAGGTACTTTGACCAAGAACTTAAAACATGTTGATGTTACTTTCACTAAGATTAGCAACCAGCAAATCAGAATTACTGTCCACAATGGTGACAGAAAGCATGTTGCTGCTTTGAGAACCGTTAAGTCTTTGATTTCCAACATGATTACTGGTGTTACCAAGGGTTACAAATACAAGATGAGATATGTTTATGCGCATTTCCCAATCAACGTTAAcgttattgaaaaagatgGTGCTAAATTCGTTGAAATCAGAAACTACTTGGGTGACAAGAAGGTCAGATTGGTTCCAGTCAGAGAAGGTGTTACTATTGAGTTCTCCACTGTCCAAAAGGATGAAATGATCTTGACTGGTAACTCTGTTGAGAATGTTTCTCAAAACGCTGCTGATATTCAGCAAGTCTGTAGGGCCAGAAATAAGGATATCCGTAAATTTTTGGATGGTATTTATGTTTCCGAAAAgggtgttgttgttgaagaagaataa
- the ATG20 gene encoding Atg20p (similar to Saccharomyces cerevisiae YDL113C | ATG20 | AuTophaGy related) has translation MLDEKSNTPHKNLSKNEFNNGGNMFCILQNSVAQIETGMNSKSVSIGSNSSIAEVDLNHGNGKSTTCEEEIFPADDDDDDVVLATRLPNSLHTEFEKDINNNPFAKFEKTKDSITEENTPNWEEKKQSKLPVTLIDLESSSKSDIPAASIFFETTATANTSTTYKNTNNTTTVASVNKNCHENSTRNGASPNHVVITEAVRTGEGQTKKYISYSIKYGNELVRRRYSDFELLRNALLKLFPMILIPPIPKKETIKSYGKSIYSSTSKRHGDHGDGMDDASYMLPSEGIGSINLSQSVIRVSSNDELFIRHRISMLTSFLNRLLENEEINKTTIIADFLNPEYHNYKELLNSSSTMCALLTSNIFQLNPLDPTNTNGIYKYLPIPQKKNLTSKTATFFSTMGVNYSSSSTENSCDEESPARIANNTNAGVEVDNNIKKEETDDGAIDKNLGKDKNGHVPAGRRNSDDIDLHTNLERHFKDYSYVLKKNVYKNSKNNVKHLKHLQSEYKELSQIWGQFSNQSSILRESTSLSSDMAHISNAYEESYLNLQRTVGILYYNINEPLYEFCMMSTSCNKLIEFRKLKKQQLDQLNQVINDKTQLFNKLKLKMNITRKENNTANLTESVNNNNDDNNNNNVSNKKSRSYGSMFFKKVGELKTIVKETVNYSEPNPNELMPSLEQEINRLLEVQKVAQKDLDDITEAIENNEIIKYSYEKNQELQELLINYTRYMRTYAQKNLEHWKSVKENMEKF, from the coding sequence ATGCTAGATGAAAAATCAAACACTCCCCATAAAAACCTTTCAAAAAACGAATTTAATAACGGTGGAAATATGTTTTgtattttacaaaattcAGTGGCTCAAATTGAAACTGGAATGAACTCTAAAAGTGTTTCTATTGGTTCAAATTCTAGTATTGCAGAGGTAGATTTAAATCATGGTAATGGCAAATCCACTACATgtgaagaagaaatattCCCAGCCGATGACGACGATGACGATGTGGTACTTGCCACACGACTACCTAACTCTTTACATACAGAATTTGAAAAGgatataaacaataatcCATTTGccaaatttgaaaagaCAAAAGATTCCATAACAGAGGAAAATACACCAAACTGGGAGGAGAAAAAACAGTCAAAATTACCAGTTACACTAATTGATTTGGAATCTTCTAGTAAAAGTGATATACCCGCCgcaagtattttttttgaaactaCAGCTACGGCAAATACAAGCACCACatataaaaacacaaaCAACACTACAACAGTTGCTTCTGTGAATAAAAACTGCCATGAAAACTCAACACGTAATGGGGCATCACCAAATCATGTGGTTATAACTGAAGCTGTAAGAACGGGGGAAGGTCAAACAAAGAAATACATTTCGTATAGTATTAAATATGGAAACGAACTTGTGAGGAGAAGATATAGTGATTTTGAGTTATTGCGTAATGCATTACTAAAATTATTTCCAATGATCTTAATACCACCGATCCCCAAAAAggaaacaataaaaagttaTGGGAAATCCATATATTCTTCAACTTCAAAGAGACATGGAGATCATGGAGATGGTATGGATGATGCTAGTTACATGCTACCAAGTGAAGGAATAGGGTCTATTAACTTATCACAATCTGTTATACGTGTTTCTTCTAACGACGAACTATTTATCAGACATAGAATAAGTATGTTAACCAGTTTTCTAAATCGGTTGTTGGAAAACGAAGAGATTAACAAAACAACTATAATAGCAGATTTTTTGAATCCTGAATACCACAATTATAAAGAGTTATTAAATAGTTCCTCTACTATGTGTGCTTTGCTTacttcaaatattttccaattaaACCCTCTAGATCCAACTAATACCAATGGtatttacaaatatttacCTATAccacagaaaaaaaacttgacATCAAAAACTgccacttttttttcaacaatgGGTGTGAATTATAGTTCATCTTCTACTGAAAACTCGTGCGATGAAGAATCCCCAGCGAGGATAgccaataatactaatgcTGGTGTTGAggttgataataatattaaaaaagaggaaaccGATGATGGAGCCATCGATAAAAACCTTGGTAAAGATAAGAATGGACATGTCCCAGCTGGAAGAAGAAACTCTGATGACATTGATTTACACACAAATTTAGAACGGCATTTTAAGGACTACTCTTAtgtgttaaaaaaaaacgtttACAAGAACAGCAAGAATAACGTAAAACACTTGAAGCATCTACAAAGTGAATATAAAGAATTAAGTCAAATATGGGGTCAGTTTTCAAATCAAAGTAGTATCCTAAGAGAATCCACAAGTCTATCTTCAGATATGGCGCACATCAGTAACGCTTATGAAGAAAGCTATTTGAATTTGCAGAGAACAGTtggtattttatattacaaCATTAATGAACCTCTTTATGAATTTTGCATGATGTCCACTTCTTGTAACAAATTAATtgaatttagaaaattaaaaaagcaGCAATTAGATCAATTAAATCAAgttattaatgataaaacGCAATTGttcaacaaattaaaattgaaaatgaatataACCCGAAAGGAAAACAACACTGCAAATCTTACTGAAAGtgtaaataacaataatgatgataataataataataatgtttcaaataaaaagagcAGATCGTACGGTAGTATGTTTTTTAAGAAAGTGGGGGAGCTTAAAACCATCGTTAAGGAAACCGTCAATTATTCGGAACCCAACCCCAATGAACTGATGCCCAGTTTAGaacaagaaataaatagGCTATTAGAAGTACAAAAAGTGGCCCAAAAGGATTTGGATGATATCACGGAGGCTATTGAAAACAatgaaattataaaatactCTTATGAGAAAAATCAGGAATTACAGGAATTGCTTATAAACTACACCAGATACATGAGAACTTACGCACAAAAAAATCTAGAGCATTGGAAAAGcgttaaagaaaatatggaaaaattttaa
- the IWR1 gene encoding Iwr1p (similar to Saccharomyces cerevisiae YDL115C | IWR1 | Interacts With RNA polymerase II): MNKNVASPSVIRIKRRRDEDSLQALLLETARNSKRGKYVFKLSKTVDTKNDASHLHNNNKYSLNSYTDTDNNPSYRETPVLESTSAAHTYILAKSRLQEIATTSTKLKPEVNELLQEYLQTNENVASTATSDTLCNNMLSIEYVYDIYVKQKISQEDDFLFDKNTMGYVRIMEDDLIPDEESDLEERQILSDDEDSNTEDFYRNDYPEDEDDDRSIVFGDHEEKVAEETNFFRYGHDHELEIANNNGSIGISYDRIYDQYNNSSNNGQGSFLDSIRFNRGANGYEDDRGSEGKVDNLYDESSYNTDYEYDGEEEEDSSKIDFPRNQFFATDRDDPLAIHRDKIMNKLQKIIDKSK; the protein is encoded by the coding sequence atgaataaaaatgttgCCTCACCAAGTGTAATTCgtattaaaagaagaagagatGAAGATTCTTTGCAGGCTCTACTTTTGGAAACGGCCAGGAATAGTAAAAGGGGTAAAtatgttttcaaattatcTAAGACTGTAGACACTAAAAATGATGCCAGTCACCTtcacaataacaataaatattccTTGAATTCTTATACTGATACTGATAATAATCCATCTTATAGAGAAACTCCCGTTTTGGAATCAACGTCAGCTGCGCATACCTACATTTTAGCTAAGTCTCGACTACAAGAAATTGCTACTACATCAACAAAACTTAAACCAGAAGTTAATGAGCTATTGCAAGAATATTTACaaacaaatgaaaatgtGGCATCCACCGCTACCTCGGATACACTGTGTAACAATATGTTAAGTATTGAATATGTCTATGATATTTAtgttaaacaaaaaatcaGTCAAGAAGACGACTTTTtgtttgataaaaatacaatggGGTATGTTCGAATAATGGAAGATGACTTGATCCCTGATGAAGAATCTGATTTAGAAGAAAGACAGATCTTATCAGATGACGAGGATTCGAATACTGAAGACTTTTATAGAAATGATTATCCAGAGGATGAGGATGACGACAGATCCATCGTTTTTGGAGATCATGAGGAGAAAGTAGCAGAAGAAACAAATTTCTTCAGATATGGTCATGATCACGAACTTGAAATTGCAAATAATAACGGTTCCATTGGGATATCATATGACCGAATCTATGATCAATATAACAATAGTAGTAACAATGGTCAAGGGTCATTTTTAGATTCTATAAGATTCAATCGTGGTGCCAATGGATATGAAGATGACCGTGGTAGCGAGGGGAAAGTTGATAATTTGTACGACGAGTCAAGTTATAACACTGACTACGAATATGATGgggaagaggaagaagacAGTAGTAAAATAGATTTCCCACGAAACCAATTCTTTGCTACTGATAGAGATGATCCATTAGCAATTCATAGAGACAAAATTATGAACAAAttgcaaaaaattatagacAAGAGCAAATAA
- the NUP84 gene encoding Nup84p (similar to Saccharomyces cerevisiae YDL116W | NUP84 | NUclear Pore), which produces MSFSTINTNDNNKQSLIDFAQSLKDYEINSLNAKQKQQGPENEEHHGVDIFDTLLCEFRSLSGTQALSTCNNRIVCENWTLETKLWHLVELLFSFRSTCCSDDYLKEDLSVYDYNSDLVFKKELLNNNKELYEIWLIMCWVQQNLKKVEKPDNLPTSKWINSVINGNFSSCDTDYPLRNPTKELDPEDRKRDSIFHKYIYQLLLSGNYDQAREECELCDNLTLSMIMCGLEEYFDPSIDTQITLSNNETAIVDNNDGPSGCARKALWRRTVYALSKNPKIDKYEANIYRFLAGDATHIDADLEVHDWDVHLLLYLNELWNSSIENYLLSNGRIAANDLILIAPSNELSVQQILDTISTKCYTESSHPIRILMGSVIMNNVQSIAKNFVVKLLEAVGKPHHYEEQNAAGDEQTDYIFKESYLLRILTHLYIITKVVFPSAVDEQSFSKLISAYVSILSMYELYEYIPIYVKFLDEDSLLETYSYFLTSIYSDVLKNEQIQLSTALNIPMNNVIRITAQKVFDETASHYQSGKDVAISTVVTDVDKKIINSVLWLEKAQLSVDVLEAIIAASRRFLLNGRVESVAVLFDSIDINSNINNYNLSKLPMLQGDEKDAKVKEILNYKLLVNALKKRKTWQKQSLNLNAQSNLPTLIKQFQDFSQTFYKLTHSFLTGLQNINDAGIIFDIRAFYVPFLVIELHKELMSASKALNIDRFAHEALSLATLVANEHYKMYTLFLASGKLKEFLDLVAKSSITIGKMI; this is translated from the coding sequence atgtcgtTTTCAACTATTAAtactaatgataataataagcaATCATTAATTGATTTTGCTCAAAGTTTGAAAGATTATGAAATCAATAGTCTAAACGCTAAGCAGAAACAGCAAGGCCcagaaaatgaagaacACCATGGCGTCGATATATTTGATACCTTGCTTTGTGAGTTTAGATCCTTAAGTGGTACACAAGCATTATCTACCTGTAATAACAGGATTGTTTGTGAAAATTGGACTTTAGAGACAAAACTATGGCATTTAGTAGAACTATTATTTTCGTTTAGAAGTACTTGTTGTTCTGATGATTATTTGAAAGAAGATTTATCAGTTTATGATTATAATTCTGATTTGGTATTTAAGAAAGAATTacttaataacaacaaagaaTTATATGAAATATGGCTTATCATGTGTTGGGTtcaacaaaatttaaaaaaagtcgAAAAACCAGATAATTTACCAACTTCAAAATGGATTAATTCTGTTATTAATGGGAATTTTTCCAGTTGTGATACCGATTATCCACTACGTAATCCAACCAAAGAACTTGATCCGGAAGATAGAAAAAGGGATTCTATTTTTCATAAGTATATCTATCAATTGCTTTTGTCTGGTAATTACGATCAAGCTCGTGAGGAATGTGAATTGTGTGACAACTTAACTTTAAGCATGATTATGTGTGGTTTAGAGGAATACTTTGATCCCTCCATCGATACACAAATCACTTTGTCTAATAACGAAACTGCTATCGTTGACAATAACGATGGTCCCAGTGGTTGTGCTAGAAAAGCTTTATGGAGAAGAACAGTGTATgcattatcaaaaaatcCGAAAATTGATAAGTATGAAGCAAATATTTACAGATTTTTGGCTGGCGATGCAACACATATTGATGCGGACCTTGAGGTTCATGATTGGGATGTACACttacttttatatttaaacgAATTGTGGAATTCTTCTATTGAGAACTATTTGTTGTCTAATGGCAGAATTGCTGCCAATGACTTAATACTAATTGCTCCATCAAATGAACTAAGTGTACAACAAATTTTGGATACAATTTCTACTAAATGTTACACAGAAAGCAGTCATCCAATTAGAATTCTAATGGGCTCTGTTATAATGAACAATGTACAGAGTATAGCAAAGAATTTTGTCGTTAAATTGTTAGAAGCCGTTGGGAAGCCCCACCACTACGAAGAACAAAATGCGGCTGGTGACGAACAAACtgattatattttcaaagaaTCATACTTGTTAAGAATTTTAActcatttatatattattaccaaaGTTGTTTTTCCGTCCGCTGTTGATGAGCAgagtttttcaaaactaaTTTCGGCATACGTTAGTATACTAAGCATGTATGAACTTTATGAATATATTCCAATATAtgttaaatttttggaTGAAGATTCTTTGCTAGAAACTTATTCctattttttaacatctATATACTCTGacgttttaaaaaatgaacaaaTTCAACTAAGCACTGCTTTGAATATACCTATGAACAATGTTATTAGAATAACTGCTCAAAAGGTTTTTGATGAAACTGCTTCACATTATCAGTCAGGCAAGGATGTTGCAATTTCTACTGTAGTAACAGatgttgataaaaaaattattaacagTGTTCTTTGGCTAGAAAAGGCCCAATTGTCGGTAGATGTTTTAGAAGCAATAATAGCTGCTAGCAGACGATTTTTACTCAATGGTAGGGTTGAATCAGTGGctgttttatttgatagcattgatattaattccaatataaataactaTAATTTAAGCAAGCTGCCTATGTTGCAAGGTGACGAAAAGGATGCCAAAGTGAAAGAGATATTAAATTACAAGTTGTTGGTTAACGCCTTAAAGAAACGTAAAACTTGGCAAAAGCaatctttaaatttaaatgcGCAATCCAATTTACCAACTTTGATAAAACAATTCCAAGATTTTTCACAGACTTTTTACAAGCTAACCCATTCGTTTTTAACCGGATTACAAAACATAAACGATGCTGgtataatttttgatattagGGCATTTTATGTTCCCTTTTTGGTTATTGAATTACACAAGGAACTAATGAGTGCATCGAAAGCTTTAAATATAGATAGATTTGCTCATGAAGCATTATCTTTGGCAACATTAGTTGCTAATGAGCATTACAAAATGTATACATTGTTTTTAGCTAGTGGCAAGTTAAAAGAGTTTTTGGACTTGGTTGCAAAATCATCAATTACTATTGgaaaaatgatataa